A region of Lichenibacterium dinghuense DNA encodes the following proteins:
- a CDS encoding SDR family NAD(P)-dependent oxidoreductase: MPGPSFTANLGGRVALVTGASGGLGAHFAALLARSGARVAVAARRAESCAAVCEALRAAGGEAEAFRLDVADAASVGAAFAAVEARFGALDVLVNNAGISAAGPSLDLPEEAWDRVVDTNLKGAFLCAQAAARIMRARGGGAIVNVASILGLRVAAQVAPYAASKAGLVQLTRALALEWARHGVRVNALCPGYVETDINRGFFASDAGQAMVKRIPQRRIGTAEDLDGPLLLLCSDASRYMTGAEIAVDGGHLVSSL; the protein is encoded by the coding sequence GTGCCGGGCCCAAGCTTCACGGCAAACCTCGGCGGCCGCGTCGCGCTCGTGACGGGCGCCTCGGGCGGCCTCGGCGCCCATTTCGCTGCGCTGCTGGCGCGCTCCGGCGCCCGCGTCGCCGTGGCGGCGCGCCGGGCGGAGAGCTGCGCGGCCGTGTGCGAGGCGCTCCGCGCCGCGGGCGGCGAGGCCGAGGCGTTCCGGCTCGACGTCGCCGACGCCGCGTCGGTCGGGGCCGCCTTCGCGGCCGTCGAGGCCCGCTTCGGCGCGCTCGACGTGCTGGTCAACAACGCCGGCATCTCGGCCGCCGGCCCGAGCCTCGACCTGCCCGAGGAGGCCTGGGACCGGGTGGTGGACACCAACCTCAAGGGCGCCTTCCTGTGCGCCCAGGCGGCGGCGCGGATCATGCGGGCGCGCGGCGGGGGTGCCATCGTCAACGTCGCCTCGATCCTCGGGCTCCGGGTCGCGGCCCAGGTGGCGCCCTACGCGGCCTCGAAGGCGGGGCTCGTGCAGCTCACCCGCGCGCTGGCGTTGGAATGGGCGCGGCACGGGGTGCGGGTCAACGCGCTCTGCCCCGGCTACGTCGAGACCGACATCAACCGCGGCTTCTTCGCGAGCGACGCCGGGCAGGCCATGGTGAAGCGCATCCCGCAGCGCCGCATCGGCACGGCGGAGGACCTCGACGGCCCGCTGCTGCTGCTCTGCTCGGACGCGTCGCGCTACATGACGGGGGCCGAGATCGCGGTCGACGGCGGCCACCTCGTCTCGTCGCTCTAG
- a CDS encoding acyl-CoA dehydrogenase family protein — MDFTITPELDALRRRVGAFVERRLLPLEADPASFDAHENIALPLLDALRAEARAEGLWCLQLRPETGGLGVGRVGMAVCYEAMNRSIFGPAVFNSAAPDDGNMMMLEKIGTPYQKERWLAPIVRGEVRSAFAMTEPHPGGGSDPSMIQTRAEKQPDGSYRITGRKWYITGAGEASHFTLMAKTSDDPRRGLTAFQFHKDQPGWEILRRIPIMGPEEHGGHCELKFDGLVVRPEDVLLGEGDGLKVTQIRLGPARLTHCMRWLGLAKRCVEIAEAYAKERHGFGVRLADRESVQLMLGGLAMEIEIGRLLVMKAAWELDRGGFARTEVSMAKVQCAGVLHRAADTGIQITGAKGYSKDTVLEWIYRYARQARLVDGADEVHRMVLNRALEKEGREFWRWPVAEAVEAGRPA, encoded by the coding sequence ATGGACTTCACCATCACGCCCGAGCTCGACGCGCTGCGCCGGCGCGTCGGCGCCTTCGTCGAGCGCCGGCTCCTGCCGCTCGAAGCCGATCCGGCGAGCTTCGACGCGCACGAGAACATCGCGCTGCCGCTGCTCGACGCGTTGCGCGCCGAGGCCCGCGCCGAAGGGCTGTGGTGCCTGCAGCTCCGCCCCGAGACCGGCGGCCTCGGGGTGGGTCGCGTCGGCATGGCGGTCTGCTACGAGGCCATGAACCGCTCGATCTTCGGTCCCGCCGTGTTCAACTCGGCCGCGCCCGACGACGGCAACATGATGATGCTGGAGAAGATCGGCACGCCCTATCAAAAGGAGCGCTGGCTCGCGCCCATCGTGCGGGGCGAGGTGCGCTCGGCCTTCGCCATGACGGAGCCCCACCCCGGCGGCGGCTCCGACCCATCGATGATCCAGACCCGCGCGGAAAAGCAGCCCGACGGCTCCTACCGCATCACCGGCCGCAAATGGTACATCACCGGCGCCGGCGAGGCCTCGCATTTCACGCTGATGGCCAAGACCTCGGACGACCCGCGGCGCGGCCTCACGGCCTTCCAGTTCCACAAGGACCAGCCCGGCTGGGAGATCCTGCGTCGCATCCCCATCATGGGGCCGGAAGAGCACGGCGGCCACTGCGAGCTCAAGTTCGACGGCCTCGTGGTGCGCCCCGAGGACGTGCTGCTTGGCGAGGGCGACGGCCTCAAGGTCACGCAGATCCGGCTCGGGCCGGCGCGCCTCACCCACTGCATGCGGTGGCTCGGCCTCGCGAAGCGCTGCGTCGAGATCGCGGAAGCCTACGCGAAGGAGCGCCACGGCTTCGGCGTGCGGCTCGCCGACCGCGAATCCGTGCAGCTGATGCTGGGCGGACTCGCCATGGAGATCGAGATCGGGCGGCTGCTCGTCATGAAGGCCGCCTGGGAGCTCGACCGCGGCGGCTTCGCCCGCACGGAGGTGTCGATGGCCAAGGTGCAGTGCGCCGGCGTGCTCCACCGCGCCGCCGACACAGGCATCCAGATCACCGGCGCCAAGGGCTATTCCAAGGACACGGTGCTGGAATGGATCTACCGCTACGCCCGCCAGGCGCGCCTCGTCGACGGCGCCGACGAGGTCCACCGCATGGTGCTCAACCGCGCGCTGGAGAAGGAGGGGCGGGAGTTCTGGCGCTGGCCGGTGGCGGAGGCCGTGGAGGCCGGCCGTCCGGCGTGA
- a CDS encoding acyl-CoA carboxylase subunit beta — protein MRGVIEDLDRRRAEAAAGGGERRVAAQHAKGKLTARERIELLLDPASFEEFDTFVEHRSTDFGMEKTRISGDGVVTGWGTVNGRAVVVFSKDFTVFGGSLSETHAAKITKVQDLAMKIRAPIIGLFDAGGARIQEGVAALGGYGEVFRRNAEASGVIPQISVIMGPCAGGDVYSPAMTDFIVMVRDTSYMFVTGPDVVRTVTNETVSAEDLGGARVHTTKSSIADMAFDDDVEALLQVRRLVDFLPANNTAGPPEWPSFDDVERHDASLDTLVPENANTPYDIKELVAKVVDEGDVFEIGAAFARNIVTAFARVGGRTVGVVANQPLVLAGVLDSDASRKAARFVRFCDSFEIPILTFVDVPGFLPGTAQEYGGLIKHGAKLLFAYSQATVPMITVITRKAFGGAYDVMASKHVGADVNYAWPSAQIAVMGAKGAVEIIFRSDIGDPDKIAERTRDYESRFLSPFVAAERGYVDEVIRPRSTRRRIARALAMLRSKKAEKPWRKHDNIPL, from the coding sequence ATGCGGGGTGTGATCGAGGATCTCGACCGGCGGCGCGCCGAAGCGGCGGCGGGCGGCGGCGAGCGGCGCGTCGCGGCGCAGCACGCCAAGGGCAAGCTCACGGCCCGCGAGCGCATCGAACTCCTGCTCGACCCCGCCTCCTTCGAGGAGTTCGACACCTTCGTCGAGCACCGCTCGACCGACTTCGGCATGGAGAAGACCCGCATCTCCGGCGACGGCGTCGTCACCGGCTGGGGCACGGTGAACGGCCGCGCCGTGGTGGTGTTCTCGAAGGATTTCACGGTGTTCGGCGGCTCCCTGTCGGAAACCCACGCGGCCAAGATCACCAAGGTGCAGGATCTCGCCATGAAGATCCGCGCGCCCATCATCGGCCTGTTCGACGCCGGCGGCGCGCGCATCCAGGAGGGCGTGGCGGCGCTCGGCGGCTACGGCGAGGTGTTCCGCCGCAACGCGGAGGCCTCCGGCGTGATCCCGCAGATCTCCGTCATCATGGGCCCCTGCGCGGGCGGCGACGTGTATTCGCCGGCCATGACGGACTTCATCGTCATGGTGCGCGACACGAGCTACATGTTCGTGACCGGCCCCGACGTCGTGAGGACCGTCACCAACGAGACCGTATCCGCCGAGGACCTCGGCGGCGCCCGCGTCCACACCACCAAATCGTCGATCGCCGACATGGCCTTCGACGACGATGTGGAGGCCCTGCTGCAGGTGCGACGCCTCGTCGACTTCCTGCCCGCCAACAACACGGCGGGCCCGCCCGAGTGGCCGAGCTTCGACGACGTCGAGCGGCACGACGCCTCGCTCGACACGCTGGTGCCCGAGAACGCCAACACGCCCTACGACATCAAGGAGTTGGTCGCGAAGGTTGTCGACGAGGGCGACGTGTTCGAGATCGGGGCCGCCTTCGCGCGCAACATCGTCACGGCCTTCGCGCGGGTCGGCGGGCGCACGGTCGGGGTGGTGGCGAATCAGCCGCTGGTGCTGGCCGGCGTGCTCGATTCCGACGCCTCGCGCAAGGCCGCGCGCTTCGTGCGCTTCTGCGACAGCTTCGAGATCCCGATCCTGACCTTCGTCGACGTGCCCGGCTTCCTGCCCGGCACCGCGCAGGAATATGGCGGGCTCATCAAGCACGGCGCGAAGCTGCTGTTCGCCTATTCGCAGGCCACCGTGCCGATGATCACCGTGATCACGCGCAAGGCCTTCGGCGGCGCCTACGACGTGATGGCGTCGAAGCACGTCGGCGCGGACGTCAACTACGCCTGGCCCTCGGCGCAGATCGCCGTGATGGGGGCCAAGGGGGCGGTCGAGATCATCTTCCGCTCCGACATCGGCGACCCGGACAAGATCGCCGAGCGCACGCGCGACTACGAGAGCCGCTTCCTGTCGCCCTTCGTGGCGGCCGAGCGCGGCTACGTCGACGAAGTGATCCGCCCGCGCTCGACGCGGCGGCGCATCGCGCGGGCGCTGGCGATGCTGCGCTCGAAGAAGGCCGAGAAGCCGTGGCGGAAGCACGACAACATCCCGCTGTAA